From Hirundo rustica isolate bHirRus1 chromosome 19, bHirRus1.pri.v3, whole genome shotgun sequence, a single genomic window includes:
- the DHRS13 gene encoding dehydrogenase/reductase SDR family member 13, protein MGWALLVLGILLAVYTLLRHGLLGGPIHRARPELRGRTAIVTGGSSGIGAATALELARCGARVILATRSARRGEAAASRIRRETGNDQVRFMHLDLASLRSVRAFASTFLRQEPHLHLLINNAGVSAGGTTEDGFSLPFQVNHLGHFLLTQLLLERLRSCSPSRVVIVASSAHCAGRLHPESLGRPPSGLFSTFQDYCDSKLANVLHARELATREQGTQVTCYAVHPGFVNTSLFRHAPLWLKPLLLPLAWLLFLDASEGAQVVLDCATQEDLELLSGRYFTACGPRLPWPAGRDDRLARALWEASERLVGLGAAGGHQEGHQEGHGEGPAVPTAQ, encoded by the exons aTGGGGTGGGCGCTGCTGGTCCTGGGGATTCTGCTGGCGGTGTACACGCTGCTCCGGCACGGGCTGCTCGGCGGCCCGATTCACCGCGCCCGCCCCGAGCTGCGCGGCCGCACCGCCATCGTCACCG GGGGAAGCAGCGGCATCGGCGCGGCCACGGCGCTGGAGCTCGCCCGGTGCGGGGCCCGCGTTATCCTGGCGACCCGCAGCGCCCGGCGGGGAGAGGCCGCCGCCAGCCGCATCCGCAGG GAGACGGGGAACGACCAGGTACGGTTCATGCATCTGGACCTGGCCAGCCTGCGCTCAGTGAGAGCCTTTGCCAGCACCTTCCTGCGCCAGGAGCCCCATCTGCACCTCCTCATCAACAACGCGG GGGTGAGCGCCGGGGGCACGACAGAGGACGGCTTCAGCCTCCCCTTCCAGGTGAACCACCTGGGCCATTTCCTACtgacccagctgctgctggagcggCTGCggagctgctctcccagccgGGTGGTCATCGTGGCCTCCAGTGCCCACTGCGCCGGCCGCCTGCACCCCGAGTCCCTGGGCCGGCCGCCCTCGGGGCTGTTCTCCACCTTCCAGGACTACTGTGACAGCAAATTGGCCAACGTGCTGCACGCCCGCGAGCTGGCCACGCGCGAGCAGGGCACACAGGTCACCTGCTACGCCGTGCACCCAG GGTTCGTCAACACTTCTCTGTTCCGGCACGCGCCGCTGTGGCTGaagccgctgctgctgccgctggcCTGGCTCCTGTTCCTGGACGCGTCCGAGGGCGCACAGGTGGTGCTGGACTGTGCCACGCAGGAGGACCTCGAGCTCCTCAGCGGCCGCTACTTCACCGCCTGCGGCCCCCGGCTGCCGTGGCCAGCGGGGCGCGATGACCGCCTGGCGCGGGCACTCTGGGAGGCCAGCGAGCGCCTGGTGGGGTTGGGGGCGGCGGGGGGACACCAGGAGGGACATCAGGAGGGACATGGGGAGGGCCCTGCTGTTCCCACGGCACAATAA